The DNA segment GCAGGCGCGTGCACGCGAGGGTGAGGGCGTCGCCGTTCGGGCCGACGAGGAGCCGCACCCAGTTCGCGCGGAGCGTCTCGACGGCGGTCGGCACGTCTCCGGCGCGGAGCGACTCGTCGAACGCGAGGAGCGGGTAGGACGAGGCGAGGAACCGGCCGGCCGCCCGGTGCAGGTCGGCCGCCCGCCCGGGGTCGCGGCGTTCGAGGAGCTGGCGGCAGGTCGAGGCGAAGACGTCGTGCCAGCGGTAGCCGGCGCGGTCTCCCGTGCCGAACCGGTCGACGAAGAGGCCGCGCGCGACGGACTCCTCGAGGAGGAGCACAGCATCCGGCCGGCCCGACAGTTCCGCTGCGAGCGCGGCGTCGACGTCGGAGGTCGTCGTCGCGGCGAGGACGAAGTCCGCGAGGTCTTCGGGCAGGGCCCCGAGCACCTCGTCGGCGACGAAGTCGGCGAGCACGGCGCGGGACGCCGACGAGGCGGCGACGGGGTCGAGGGCCGCAACCTCGATGCGTGCGGCTTCGAGGCTCGCGGGGTCGAGCCCCGTGAACTCGCGCCCCGCGGCGAGCGCGAGCCGAACGGCGACGGGCCAACCCCCGGTCGCCGCGACGAGGCGCTGCGCGTCGACGGCGTCGAGCGGGCGGCCGGCGCCGGCGGCGACCCGCAGCGTCTCGTCGACGTCGAAGCGCAGTTCGTCGACGCCGATCATCGCGGCCGCCCCGGTCACGAGCAGCCGGTCGACGGGGAACTGCCTGGGCTCCCGGCCGACGAGGACGAGCCGGAGGGCCGCGGGCGGCTGCTCGACGAGGCTCCAGAGCAGGCCGCGCCGCACGGATTCGCCCGCGCGGTGGACGTCGTCGACGACGAGCACGACGGGCCGCACGGCGTCGGCGAGCGCGTCGACGATCGCGTCGTAGCTCGCCGAGGCGTCGCGCGAGCCGGCGTCGAGGGTCGCGAGCGGGCACAGCCCGAGGTCTTCGGCGCCGATCGCCGCCCGGCGCAGGGCGCCGACGATCCCCGAGAGGCGCCGGTGGGGGTCGATGTCGTACCGGGTGAGCGAGAGCCATCCGTTCGGCACCGCGAGACCGGCCGCCCAGCTCGACACCGCCGTCGTCTTGCCGAACCCGCTCGGCGCGACGACGAAGGCGGTGCGCCCCGCGCCGACCGCCTCGTCGAGCCGTGCGTTCACCCGCTCGCGCGGGGCGGCGACCGCCCGCGAGGGCCGCGTGAAGCGTGCTTCGGAGAACGCGTCCCACCCCGCGGCATCCGACTGCATGCTTCGAGACTATGCGTCACCCCGCCCGGGTGATGAGCATTTCTCGAAACATTCGGCCGTCCTACGCTCGCGACATGCCGAACGGAAGACCGAACATCCTCGTCATCTGGGGCGACGACATCGGAATCACGAATCTCAGTTGCTACAGCGACGGGCTCATGGGCTATCGCACACCTAACATCGACCGCATCGCCGACGAGGGCATGCGGTTCACCGACTCGTACGGCGAGCAGAGCTGCACCGCGGGCCGTGCGTCGTTCATCACCGGCCAGAGCGTCTTCCGCACGGGTCTCTCGAAGGTCGGCATGCCGGGCGCCGACCGCGGCATGCGCGCCGAGGACCCGACGATCGCGACCCTTCTGAAGCCGCTCGGCTACGCGACCGGGCAGTTCGGCAAGAACCACCTCGGCGACCGCAACGAATTCCTGCCGACGGCGCACGGATTCGACGAGTTCTTCGGCAACCTCTACCACCTGAACGCCGAAGAGGAGCCCGAGTCGCCGAACTGGCCCGACCCGGTCGAGTTCCCGGGCTTCAACGAACGGGCACGTCCGCGTGGAGTCATCCATTCGTGGGCGATCGACGAGTACGACGACACCGAGGACGGGCGCTACGGGCCGCGCGGCAAGCAGCGCATCGAAGACACCGGCCCGCTCACGAAGAAGCGCATGGAGACCGTCGACGACGAGTTCGCGGCGGCCGCGAAGGACTTCATCGAGCGCCAGGTCGCCGCCGAGACGCCGTTCTTCGTGTGGATGAACACGACCCACATGCACTACAAGACCCACCCGAAACCCGAGAGCATCGGGCAGGCGGGAAGGTGGCAGTCCGAGTACCACGACACGATGGTCGACCACGACAAGCTCGTCGGCGAACTCCTCGACCGGCTCGACGACCTCGGCATCGCCGACGACACGATCGTCATCTACTCGACCGACAACGGCCCGCACATGAACAGCTGGCCCGACGGCGGCATGACGCCGTTCCGCAGCGAGAAGAACACGAACTGGGAGGGCGCGTTCCGCGTGCCCGAGATGATCCGCTGGCCCGGGCGCATCCCGGCGGGCGTCGTGTCGAACGAGATCGTCCAGCACCACGACTGGCTTCCGACGCTCCTCGCGGCCGCGGGCGACACGACCGTCGTCGACGACCTCAAGGCGGGCAAGACGATCGGCGACACGACCTACCGCGTGCACATCGACGGGTACGACCTCCTCCCCTACCTGACCGGCGAGGTCGACGAGTCGCCGCGCAAGGGATTCGTGTACTTCTCCGACGACGGCGACGTGCTCGGCGTGCGCTTCGACAACTGGAAGGTCGTCTTCATGGAGCAGCGCACGCAGGGCACGCTCGCGCTGTGGCTCGATCCGTTCACCGCGCTCCGCGCCCCGAAGATCTACAACCTCAGAACCGACCCCTTCGAGCGGGCCGAGATCACGTCGAACCGCTACTACGAGTGGATCTTCGAGAACGTGTTCCTGATGTTCGGGGCGCAGCAGATCGTGACCGACTTCCTCGCGACCTTCCAGGAGTACCCGCCGCGGCAGCGGGCGGCGACGTTCAGCATCGATCAGGCGGTCGAGAAGCTCGAGGCCTTCCTCGCGGGCGGCGATTGATCGAGACTGGGCGCGTGACGACCGAGAGCGCACGCGCGGACCGGCAGCCGACGGAGATCCCGGCGGATCTCGTCGCCCTCGCGGGCGGCGAGTTCACGATGGGCTCCGACGCGCACTATCCCGAGGAGGCGCCCGCGCACAGCGTGCGCGTCGGCGCGTTCCGCATCTCGCCGACGCAGGTCACGAACCGCGAGTTCGCGCGGTTCGTGCGCGAGACGGGGTACCGCACGGTCGCCGAGCGACCGTTGGATGCGTCGCAGTTTCCGGATGCCCCGGCCGAGAACCTGGTGCCGGGGTCGATGGTGTTCACGGGCACGCCCGGCCCCGTCGACCTCAGACACCTGAGCCAGTGGTGGGCGTGGACGCCCGGCGCGAACTGGCGTCGGCCGTTCGGGCCGGGGTCGTCGATCGGCGAGCGGGCGGAGCATCCGGTCGTCCATGTCGCCTTCGAGGATGCCTCGGCCTACGCCGACTGGGCCGGTGGCCGCCTGCCGACCGAGGCGGAGTGGGAGTTCGCGGCGCGCGGCGGGCTCGACGGGGCCGAGTTCACGTGGGGCGACGGGCCCGAGTCCGATGACGGCGACCGCCGTGCGAACTACTGGCACGGCGAGTTCCCGTGGCGGGCGGAGCCCGGGTACGGCGCGACGATGCCCGTGGGGTCGTTCGAGCCGAACGGGTACGGGCTCTTCGACACGGCCGGCAACGTGTGGGAGTGGACGAGCGACTGGTACGGCGGGCACGAGGCGGGCGCGTGCTGCGCGCCGGTCGATCCGCGCGGCGGGTCGCGCGAGGGCAGCATCGATGCCCGGCAGCCGTTCGACGTGCCGCGCAAGGTCGTGAAGGGCGGGTCGTTCCTGTGCGCCGACAGCTACTGCCGCAGGTACCGGCCGGCCGCGCGGCGGCCGCAGCAGATCGACACGGGTATGAGTCATGTGGGGTTCAGATTGGCGGCGGATGCCTCGGGCTGAGCGTGTCAGCGACTGACCGTGTGATTCATCCATGAATCTTCTATTCATATGTGCAATACTGGCCGCATGAACGCGACCATCACCTCGACCGCGCGTCGCGGCGCCGAACGCGTCGAATGGACCCGCTCCCGCATGCCCCTCCTCGAGGCGGCTCGCGCCGACCTCGAACGCACGCGCCCCTTCGCGGGCCGGCGCATCGGCATGTCGCTCCACCTCGAGCCCAAGACAGCCGTGCTCGTCGAGACGCTCCTCGCCGGCGGCGCCGAGCTCGTCGGCACGGGCAATCACGGCTCGACCCAAGACGACATCGTCGACTACCTGAACGCTCTCGACGGCGTCACCGTCTTCGGCCGCCGCGACGACGGCATCGAGGCGCACGCGGGCAACGTCGCACGCGTGCTCGACGCCGCGCCCGACATGATCCTCGACAACGGCGGCGACCTCGCGGCCGAGCTCGTCGCGCGCGGCGCGACCGGCACGATCATCGGCGGCACCGAAGAGACGACCTCGGGTGGCGACCGCCTGCGCGCCGAACTCTCGGGGCAGATCCCGTTCCCCGTCATCGTGATCAACGACAGCCTGCTGAAGGCCATCGGCGAGAACAAGCACTCCGTCGGGCAATCGGTCGTCGAGAGCTACCAGCGCATCACGAATTCGATGGTCATCGGGCACCGGTTCGTCGTCGTCGGCTACGGCTGGTGCGGCCGCGGCATCGCGCAGTACCTGCGGGCGTTCGGCGCGAAGGTCGCCGTCAGCGAAGTCGACGAGCTCAAGGCGTTCGAGGCCGCGATGGACGGCTTCCGCGTCGCACCCGTCGCCGACCTCGCCGAGTGGGGCGACGTCTTCATCACGGCGACCGGCCGCCCCGGCGTGCTCGGCGTCGACGTCATCGAGCGCATGCGCGACGGCGCGATCCTCGCCAACTCGGGGCACTTCCCGTGGGAGATCGACGTCGAGGGCCTGCGCGCTCGGGCCGCCTCGAGCACCGTGCTCGACGACGCGATCGAGCGCTTCGACCTCGGCGACGGCCGCACGGTGGCCCTGCTCGCGAACGGCCGCATGGTGAACCTCGCGGGCCGCGAGCCCAAGGGCAACTCGATCGAGTCGATGGACCTCGGGTTCCTCCTGCAGACCCTCTCGCTCGAACGCGTCGCCCGCGATGCCGGTAGTCTCACGGCGGGCGCACAGCCCGTGCCCGAGGCGATCGACCGCGAGATCGCACGCCGCATGCTCTCGGCGATGGGCGCGGCGGCCTGACGCGTCGCCCTCAGAGCCCACTCGAGGAGGACATCATCGGCACCGAGGCATCCGAACCGTCCGAGACATCCGCCCCCGACTACGCTGTGCCGGCGCTCGACAAGGCGCTCGACATCCTCGAACTCCTCGCCGACCGCGCGGGCGGCCTCTCGCAGCAGGAGATCGCGCGTGAGACGGGCCGCTCGCCGAGCCAGCTCTACCGCGTGCTCGTGACCCTCGAACGCCGCGGCTACCTCGTGCGCGACCCGCAATCGGGCCTCACGACGCTCGGCACGAAGCTCTTCGACCTCGCCCACCGCCGCGAGCCGCTCCGCGGGCTCCTCGCCGCGGCCGAGCCCGTGCTGCAGGAGCTCGCCGAGACCCTGCGCCAGTCGTGCAACCTCGGCGTCGCCGACGGCGATCGTGTTCGCATCGTCGCGCAGGCCGAGAGCCCCGCCGAGTTCGGATTCCGCGTGCGCGTCGGCGCGCTCTTCCCGGCTGAGACGCCGAGCGGGCGCGTGCTCAGCGCGTACGGTGCGTTCAGCGGGGCGGATGCCTCGCCCGCTCCCCTGCGCGAGGACGGCGGGTTCGTCGTCGCCGACGCCGCCCACCCGGGCATCACCGACGTCGTCTTCCCCGTGCTGCGCCGCGACGGCGCGGCCATCGCCGTCGTCACGGTGCCGTACGTCGACACGAGCTTCAGCGACACGGCGCTCGACACGGTCGTCGAGTACGCGAGCTCGGCTGCGGCGCGCATCGCGGCACGGTTGTAGCAGAGCGTCGCCAAGAGCGGCCTCGCTCAACAGCCCGGCGCGGCCTCGCCGCCGTCGCCGCGAGCCGTCAGCGCCGAGGCGGGTTGTCGGCGATCAACTGGTCGAGGTCGATCTCTTCGAGAAGGCTCTTCCAGTCGACGGCCTTCGCGCGCTCGAGTTCGGGCGGGTCGGCGAACACCTTGCCGTTCCGGTGCACGCGGATGCCCGGCGCGACGCGCGCGTTCAGGTGCGCGAGGATCGCGTCGTCGACCGCCTCGGAGTCGAAGTCGGCTCCCACCTGCGCGAACCGCTCCGCCGTCGGCGTATACGACACATAGCCCGCTTCGATCTCGTCCACGCGCCCTCCCCGGGTCTGTGCTCGTCAGGCTCCCCATGATTCGCCCGTTGCCCAGTTGCGTCAACGCGACGCACGTCGGAAGGAGGATCGGGGATCGTGGTTCAGAGACTCGCCCGATATTCCTCCGCCGTCGGCTCGACCGTGTACTCGATGACTTCGACATTGTGCGCCTTGAGCACATCGAGCACTTGGGTGGGCGTCACCCGGAAGTACTCGCGACGGAGATTGACCTTGTTCACCCGCTCCTGGGCGAAAGTGGTGTGGAGCATGTTCTCAACGCCCACAGCGTCGTCAGCGAAGAACAAGGCGTGCACGTCGAACCGGAACGGCACGGATGCATCGCCGAGTTCGTTCACACGATCCATCGGCTCGAGGCGGCGGGTCATCCCGATCTTCACCATATGCTCGCCGAACGCACCGATATTCGAGATCACGTACACGTAGCCTGCGCGGATATTCGCTGCACGGTAGTCGACGTCCTCGATGGCGTGTTCGACATCCGCGAGCTTCTCGCGCATCCGGTCGGCCCCTTCGAGGTCGCCCTTCGCCTCGAGCGCGGCCAACGCCGCAAGATAGTGGGCCTTCTCTTTCTCGAGACGCTCGTGTTCACGCGCGAGTTCCTGCTCGGCCTTGCGCTGCTCTCGCAGCTCTGCACGATGCTCACGCTCCCGCTCCTTCTCCTCTTGGACTGTCCGAAGATGGCGGTTCGCGAGTTCGAGTTCTTTGAGTCGAAGACCCTGGTAGAAAGGCGTGATGCTCAGGTCGATCATCGTTCCTTGGCGGGCGATCTGCTCGGCGACCTTGGTCAGCCGTTGCTGAGCGGCCGCCAGGTTGCCCGCGCGCATCATCTTGACGGCGTTCTCCGCCTCCGCGTTGTAGGCGCGGAGCAGGATCTTGCTCATGTCGCTGACGAACTTTCGACCTTTGGCGGCTGAGTTGTTGAATGTGAAGCCGGTGGCTGCGACGGTCGCCCGCCCGCCGCGGACCGCGTCCTTGATCTGAGCCCGCAGCACTTCGAGTTGCCCGGAGAGAACGGCTGACGACTCTGCCGGGTGCTCGTAGTCGAATACGCCGAGTTCCTGGAGGCTCGCGGCATCTCGAAGGTTGACTACCTGTGCCTTCTGCTCCTCGATGTCAGCGCGGAGCGACGCCGTCGACTGCGTCAACTTCTCGTGGTCTTTCGAGAGCTTCCGAATCGAGTCATCCCACTGGCGCCGAAGTCCTTCATGTTCCGCCGCAGCCGCAGCGCGCGCGGCAGCGAGTTCGCCCTCGATGCGCGCACGGTACGCGTCGATCTCGCCGAACGCTCTCAACCCGTGCTTCTCGACAAGCGCCTCGAGTTCCTCGAGCCGACCCCGAGCCGCTCGGTTCGAGAGCTTGACCGGCTTCGTCGCCTTCGGCGAGGACACTGTCGCGGGCTGGGCTCCAGGGATCGGGCTTCGATGCTCGGTCCAGCCCTGCCCGTCCCACCAGCGCAGCGTGTCGGGGACAGACTCGTCGCGGTACCATCCTGCCGGCGTTGCGTGGCTCATTCCTCGGGTGCCCCAATTCACGTCGCGTGCTCGCTCAGGGATGCGAGCATCAGGTGTCGAAGCTAGCGGCGACCGCCGACATCAAGCATCCCCAGTTGTTGGGCCTTCACCGGCACTCAGCTCCACAGCGCGACATGGAACTTGTTGCCCCGCCGCGACAGCCCGCGCGAGCCCGTCGGCGAGACGATCGCGGTCGTCGCCTCGGCGGTCGTCACGAGGCGCTGCACGATGCGGGCGGCGTCGGTCGCGCGGCCGCCGTCGAGGGTCGTCGCCCACCAGAGGCCCGAGATGGGCGTGTCGGCGACGGCGAGGCGCACGAGGTCGGGCGTGCGGTCTGCGTCGGTCGGATGCCCCGCGACGCCCGTGATGCGCGACGCCGCGACGTGCCCGAGCGCGAGCATGACGCCTTCGCCGCCCGCGACGGCCGAGAGCGCGTCGGTCTCGCTCGTGAGCTCGATGACGTCGGGCAGGGCCGAGAGCCGCCCGAACCAGCGGCCCTCCTCGGTCAGCGGCTCGAACCCGCCGGGGCCCGCGAACCACCGCACCGAGAGCAGCTTGTCGAGCGGGATCGGGCCCGTCGAAGACGCGAGCGGATGCCTCGTCGAGGCGACGACGACCCGCTGGTACTTGAAGAACGGCACGAGCTCGAGCCCCGAGCTGTTCGCCAGCCCCGGACGGGCGCCGAGCGCGAGATCGTACGCGCGCTCGCGCAAGAGGGTCGCGATGTCGTCGGCGCTCTCGACGATGACGTCGACGGCGTCCGACGACACCCACTTGCCGAACAGGTCGAAGAGGCGCCCGGCGGCGTGCTCGGCGAACGCGGCCGTCGCGAGCACGCGCAACTGCCGTTCGTGCGAGCTCGCGTGTTTGACGTCGCGGCGGGTGTCCTCGGCGAGGCCGATGATCTCCTCGGCGTGGGCGGCGAGCGCGCGTCCGCCGGGGGTGAGCGTGATGCCCATGGGCGTGCGCGTGAAGAGGGGGTCGCCGAGTTCGGTGCGCAGCGAGGCGATCGCGGTCGACACGGCCGGTTCGCTCACGCCGAGCGAGGCCGCTGCGGCGCGGAGCGAGCCGAGCTTCGCAACCCGTGCGAACGTCCGCAACTGACTGAACGTCATGCCCATCGGCCTGATAACCCTTCGCTTATGTCGATGTTGACACTCCATCAGCGCGGAGGCAACGTGAACCGCAGAAGCGCCCCGCGGAGCCGCGGAGCGTACGCGAAGGTGCGTCGAGAAAGGAGCCGCCGTGCAGATTCCGGCGCCGTTCGATTACGCCAAGGCCACGAGCCTCGACGATGCGGTGGCACTGCTCAGCCGCTACGGAGAGGACGCCCACGTCATCGCGGGCGGCCATAGCCTCCTCCCCATGATGAAGCTCCGGTTGGCCCGGCCCGATTGGCTCATCGACATCAACGATCTGCACGAGCTCGACTTCATCCGCCGCGAGGGCGACGTGCTCGTGGTCGGTGCGCTCACGCGCCACCACACGCTCCTCGAGTCCGAGGAGGTGCAGGCGCTCTTCCCGATCATCGGCGACGCCGAGCGGGTCGTCGCCGACCCCATCGTGCGCAATCGCGGCACGCTCGGCGGGTCGCTCTGTCAGGCCGACCCCGCCGAAGACCTGTCGACGGTGTGCACGGTGCTCGGTGCCGAAGCGGTCGTACACGGGGCATCCGGAGACCGCGTCCTCTCGATGGACCAGTTCCACGTCGGCCCCTACGAGACCGCAGTCGCGTTCGACGAGGTGCTCACCGAGGTGCGCATCCCCATCAGGCCGCGCTCGTCGAGCGCCTACGAGAAGGTCGAGCGACGCGTGGGCGACTGGGCGGTCGCCGCGGCCGGAGCATCCGTCACCTTCGCAGACGACGGGACATTGGCGGATGTCGCGATCGGCACCACTGCCGTCGGGCTCGAGACCCGCGCGTCCGCGGCCGAAGCCGTGCTCCGCGGCAAGGTGCCGACCGAGGAGCTCATCGCCGAAGCCGGCCGCCTCACGGGCGAGGCCGTCGATCCCATGGCCGACCAGCGCGGGTCGGTCGAGTACAAGCGTCACCTCGCGAACGAGCTCACGCAGCGCACGCTGCGGAAGGCGATCGCGCGAGCCCAAGGACAGGAGGCCTGAGCATGCTCGTCACGATGACCGTCAACGGCACCGAAGTCGCACGCGACATCGAACCCCGCGTGCTGCTCGTGCACTTCCTGCGCGAAGAGCTCGGCATGACCGGCACCCACTGGGGCTGCGACACGTCGAACTGCGGCGCGTGCGTCGTACAGCTCGACGGCACGCCCGTGAAGTCGTGCACGGTGCTCGCGGCGATGGCCGACGGGCACTCGGTGAAGACCGTCGAGGGTCTCGCCGAGGGCGGTACGCTCGACCCCATCCAGCAGGGCTTCATGGAGGAGCACGGCCTGCAGTGCGGCTTCTGCACGCCGGGCATGATGCTCACGACCAACGCCCTCTTGAAGGAGAACCCGAACCCGACCGAGACCGACATCCGCGAGGCGATCTCGGGCCAGATCTGCCGTTGCACGGGCTACGCGACGATCGTGCGCGCCGTGCAGTGGGCGGCCGAGCACCCGGCCGGCGGCGACGCCGCCGCTGCAGAGGCCGGCACCGAGGCATCCGTCGCAGAACCCGAGAAGGAGGTGGCGGGAGCATGACCCTCACCGAGGACCCCGCACGCATCACGGTCACCACGCCGACCGCGGCCACGAGCCCGGACGCGACCACGACGTGAACCACCCCGCCGACGACCCGAACCGTCCGGTCGGCTTCGGGCGCCTCCAGCGGAAGGAGGACCCCCGATTCATCCGCGGGCAGGGCAACTACACCGACGACATCGTGCTGCCCGGCATGCTGCACGGCGCGATCCTCCGCGCGCCCGTCGCGCACGCGCGACTCGTGTCGATCGACACGAGCGAGGCGCTCGCGCGCCCGGGCGTGAAGGCCGTCATCACCGGCAAGGACCTCGAGGGCCTGAACCTCGCGTGGATCCCGACGCTGTCGTACGACGTGCAGTCGGTGCTCGTGACCGACAAGGTGCGCTTCCAAGGCCAGGAGGTCGCGTTCGTCATCGCCGACGACCGCTACGCCGCCCGCGATGCGCTCGAGTCGATCGACGTCGAGTACGACTTCCTCCCGCCGCTCGTCGACGTGCGGAAGGCGCTCGCGCCCGACGCGCCCATCATCCGCGACGACCTCGAGGGCCGCACCGACAACCACATCGCCGACTGGGAGTGCGGCGACAAGGCCGCCACCGAGGCCGTCTTCGCGAAGGCCGACGTCGTCGTGAAACAAGAGATCGTCTACCCGCGCGTGCACCCCGCTCCGATGGAGACATGCGGCGCGGTCGCCGACTTCAACCCCGTGTCGGGCGAGCTCACGATCTACGAGACATCGCAGGCGCCGCACGCGCACCGTACCGTCATCGCGATGGTCGCGGGCATCCCCGAGCACAAGATCCACCTCGTCTCCCCCGACATCGGCGGCGGCTTCGGCAACAAGGTCGGCATCTACCCGGGGTACGTGCTCGCGATCGTCGGGTCGATCGTGACGGGCAAGCCCGTCAAGTGGATGGAGGACCGCTCCGAGAACCTCATGTCGACCTCGTTCGCGCGCGACTACATCATGCAGGGCGAGATCGCGGCGACGAAGGACGGCAAGCTCCTCGGCCTGCGCGCCGACGTGCTCGCCGACCACGGTGCATTCAACGGCGTCGCGCAGCCGACGAAGTACCCGGCCGGGTTCTTCAACCTCTTCCCGGGCAGCTACACGTGGGAGTCGGTGTACGGCAAGGTCACGTCGGTCTACACCAACAAGGCTCCGGGCGGCGTCGCGTACGCGTGCTCGTTCCGCGTGACCGAGGCGGCGTACTTCGTCGAGCGCATGATCGACCGGCTCGCGATCGAGCTGGACATGGACCCCGCAGAGCTGCGCCTCAAGAACTTCATCCGTCCCGAGCAGTTCCCGTACGACAACAAGGCCGGGTTCGAGTACGACTCGGGCGAGTACGAGAAGACCATGCGGCACGCGATGGGGCTCCTCGGCTACGACCAACTCCGGCAGGAGCAGGCCGAGAAGCGGGCGCGCGGCGAGCTCATGGGCATCGGCATCTCGTTCTTCACCGAGGGCGTCGGCGCAGGCCCGCGCAAGCACATGGACATCCTCGGCCTCGGCATGGCCGACGGTGCCGAGCTCCGCATCCACCCGACGGGCAAGGCCGTCGTGCGGATCTCGGTGCAGACCCAGGGCCAGGCGCACGAGACGACGTTCGCGCAGATCGTCGCCGAGGAGATCGGCATCCCGCCGGAGGACATCGAGGTCGTGCACGGCGACACGCACCAGACGCCGTTCGGGCTCGGCACGTACGGCAGCCGGTCGACGCCCGTGAGCGGCGCGGCCGTCGCGCTCGTAACCCGGAAGGTGCGCGACAAGGCGCGGCTCATCGCCGCGGCCATGCTCGAGACCCGCCCCGAAGACCTCGAGTGGGAGAAGGGCCGCTGGTTCGTCAAGGGCGACCCGTCGGCGGGCAAGACCATCCAAGAGATCGCGCTCGCCGCGCACGGCACGATCGAGCTCCCCGAGGGCGTCGACGGCAACCTCGACGCCGAGGTCACCTACGACCCGCCGAACCTCACCTACCCCTACGGCGCGTACTTCTGCGTGACCGACATCGACAAGGGCACGGGCAAGGTCACGGTGCGCCGGTTCCTCGCGGTCGACGACTGCGGCACCCGCATCAACCCCATGGTCATCGAGGGGCAGGTGCACGGCGGCCTGACCGACGGCGTCGGGATGGCGCTCATGGAGATCATCGAGTTCGACGAGGACGGCAACTGCCTCGGCGGCTCCTTCATGGACTACCTGATCCCGACCGCCATGGAGGTGCCCGACTGGGAGACCGGCTTCACGGTCACTCCGTCGCCCCACCACCCGATCGGCGCGAAGGGCATCGGCGAGTCGGCCACGGTGGGCTCGCCCGCCGCGATCGTCAACTCGGTCATCGACGCACTGCGGCCCGTCGGCGTGACCGCGATCGACATGCCGTGCACGCCGGCACGGGTCTGGGACGCCATGCAGGGGAACGCCAGGCCGCCCGTGTGATCCCTCCTTGATCACGATCTTGCAGAACCGGGCAGGGTCGCACCCGAACAGTGTGATCATGGGGAGTAGGAGAGCCGATGACGGTCACCGCGAACGTAGCCAGCAGGCAACGAGAGCTCGAAGAGCAGCATCAGGCCTTCGTGCGGGCCACGGTCGTGCGCACGGAGCGGCCGACGAGCGCTCGCGCGGGGATGTCGCGGTGATCGACGCATTGGGCGCCATGACGGGGTTCGTGGGCGGCAACTGCGTCGAGGCCTCGGTGCGAGAGTTCAGCCTGCGCGTGCTCGAATCCGGTGAGCCGCTGCTCCTGCAGGTGCGCCCAGGCGACGTCGGTCGCACCGAGCTCGAGGGCGCCGTCGAAGTGCACAATCCGTGTCTCTCAGGAGGGTCGATCGACGTGTTCCTCGAACCGGTGATTCCCGCGGCCCGGCTCGTCGTCGTCGGCGAGACCCCCGTCGCGCAGGCGATCGGCCGCATCGGCGCCGAGCTCGGCTTCGAGGTCGAGCTCGTCGACGGCGAGGCGTGGCGGCCCGGCTCGACGGATGCCGCGGTCGTCATCGCGTCGCACGGCAAGGGCGAGGAGCCCGCGCTCGCGGCCGCCCTCGCGGCCGGCGTGCCCTACATCGGCCTCGTCGCGAGCGACAAGCGCGGCGCCGCGGTCGTCGCGTCGCTCGACGTGGATGACTCGCTGCGAGACCGTGTGCACACGCCCGCCGGGTTGAAGCTCGGGGGCCGCTCGCCGGGCGAGATCGCCCTCGGGGTGCTCGCCGAGATCGTGCAGATCCGGGCGACCGAGGGAGCATGGGCGACGGATGACTCGGGGCCGGCGCCGCACGAACACCAGCACGCCGAGCACCACGGGCACGAGCACCCCGCCGACCACGAGCACGACGCCCCGCACGAGTACACGGGCGAGCACGAGGCATCCGGCCCTGCGACCGCGATCGATCCCGTGTGCGGCATGACCGTGATCGCGGCCGACCCGACCCCGCACACCGAGCACGACGGCCGCACGGTCTGGTTCTGCTCGGGCCACTGCAAGGCCCTCTACCTCAAGGAGCCCGAGCGCTATGCCGTCGCC comes from the Agromyces protaetiae genome and includes:
- a CDS encoding FAD binding domain-containing protein, translated to MQIPAPFDYAKATSLDDAVALLSRYGEDAHVIAGGHSLLPMMKLRLARPDWLIDINDLHELDFIRREGDVLVVGALTRHHTLLESEEVQALFPIIGDAERVVADPIVRNRGTLGGSLCQADPAEDLSTVCTVLGAEAVVHGASGDRVLSMDQFHVGPYETAVAFDEVLTEVRIPIRPRSSSAYEKVERRVGDWAVAAAGASVTFADDGTLADVAIGTTAVGLETRASAAEAVLRGKVPTEELIAEAGRLTGEAVDPMADQRGSVEYKRHLANELTQRTLRKAIARAQGQEA
- a CDS encoding (2Fe-2S)-binding protein; the encoded protein is MLVTMTVNGTEVARDIEPRVLLVHFLREELGMTGTHWGCDTSNCGACVVQLDGTPVKSCTVLAAMADGHSVKTVEGLAEGGTLDPIQQGFMEEHGLQCGFCTPGMMLTTNALLKENPNPTETDIREAISGQICRCTGYATIVRAVQWAAEHPAGGDAAAAEAGTEASVAEPEKEVAGA
- a CDS encoding LysR family transcriptional regulator is translated as MTFSQLRTFARVAKLGSLRAAAASLGVSEPAVSTAIASLRTELGDPLFTRTPMGITLTPGGRALAAHAEEIIGLAEDTRRDVKHASSHERQLRVLATAAFAEHAAGRLFDLFGKWVSSDAVDVIVESADDIATLLRERAYDLALGARPGLANSSGLELVPFFKYQRVVVASTRHPLASSTGPIPLDKLLSVRWFAGPGGFEPLTEEGRWFGRLSALPDVIELTSETDALSAVAGGEGVMLALGHVAASRITGVAGHPTDADRTPDLVRLAVADTPISGLWWATTLDGGRATDAARIVQRLVTTAEATTAIVSPTGSRGLSRRGNKFHVALWS
- a CDS encoding XdhC family protein — translated: MIDALGAMTGFVGGNCVEASVREFSLRVLESGEPLLLQVRPGDVGRTELEGAVEVHNPCLSGGSIDVFLEPVIPAARLVVVGETPVAQAIGRIGAELGFEVELVDGEAWRPGSTDAAVVIASHGKGEEPALAAALAAGVPYIGLVASDKRGAAVVASLDVDDSLRDRVHTPAGLKLGGRSPGEIALGVLAEIVQIRATEGAWATDDSGPAPHEHQHAEHHGHEHPADHEHDAPHEYTGEHEASGPATAIDPVCGMTVIAADPTPHTEHDGRTVWFCSGHCKALYLKEPERYAVAV
- a CDS encoding aerobic carbon-monoxide dehydrogenase large subunit; the encoded protein is MNHPADDPNRPVGFGRLQRKEDPRFIRGQGNYTDDIVLPGMLHGAILRAPVAHARLVSIDTSEALARPGVKAVITGKDLEGLNLAWIPTLSYDVQSVLVTDKVRFQGQEVAFVIADDRYAARDALESIDVEYDFLPPLVDVRKALAPDAPIIRDDLEGRTDNHIADWECGDKAATEAVFAKADVVVKQEIVYPRVHPAPMETCGAVADFNPVSGELTIYETSQAPHAHRTVIAMVAGIPEHKIHLVSPDIGGGFGNKVGIYPGYVLAIVGSIVTGKPVKWMEDRSENLMSTSFARDYIMQGEIAATKDGKLLGLRADVLADHGAFNGVAQPTKYPAGFFNLFPGSYTWESVYGKVTSVYTNKAPGGVAYACSFRVTEAAYFVERMIDRLAIELDMDPAELRLKNFIRPEQFPYDNKAGFEYDSGEYEKTMRHAMGLLGYDQLRQEQAEKRARGELMGIGISFFTEGVGAGPRKHMDILGLGMADGAELRIHPTGKAVVRISVQTQGQAHETTFAQIVAEEIGIPPEDIEVVHGDTHQTPFGLGTYGSRSTPVSGAAVALVTRKVRDKARLIAAAMLETRPEDLEWEKGRWFVKGDPSAGKTIQEIALAAHGTIELPEGVDGNLDAEVTYDPPNLTYPYGAYFCVTDIDKGTGKVTVRRFLAVDDCGTRINPMVIEGQVHGGLTDGVGMALMEIIEFDEDGNCLGGSFMDYLIPTAMEVPDWETGFTVTPSPHHPIGAKGIGESATVGSPAAIVNSVIDALRPVGVTAIDMPCTPARVWDAMQGNARPPV